A genomic segment from Spinacia oleracea cultivar Varoflay chromosome 3, BTI_SOV_V1, whole genome shotgun sequence encodes:
- the LOC110787361 gene encoding KIN14B-interacting protein At4g14310, with translation MSTTTSIRRIKERGGSVGKIAPSIPTKTLTPSSERSSSVTSGRKTIGKENPKPRSASVSRVTGATQKPVIRSMPRVSDAEPRSRSRGRRSPSPNPCSNPSDFTRILSDMRKTRVASEVSSVKGVNGFRVLDKKGFRDLNQKVSGSRVSVDGREYPSAGKVSVSRKDDNLSCVHSVKLNVNNLSDGCVNESVKNGSFSAREAKNVNQSVDLKTSGGSNMEKSGLDGSFKGLSVRISGSDVSREKGVSEEGTSGRVANKHASKLHEKLAYLEGKVKRIATDIKKTKEMLDMNNTDASKMILSDIQEKISGIEKAMGNVMADSKEHVSMDCSSNSGYSKNTEIDQNATADSMKVSAKGYSCEELEARLFPHHKLLKNRTTLVSDSGSQSDGTYVLEPNGGSNSKEDSGSPVDEDPIAMAFLASLSKTQSKVGVKDVEVTLDSNKVQEADDAETSTARRSSEVFSGKSEAEPDLEADEKLDEIEDQENKPEMVVDEEMDDDSISQLIEIGRKTSTGGWFVAEGESVLLAHDDGSCSFYDIANNEEKAEYRPPAGISENIWRDCWIIRAPGADGCSGKYVVAASAGNTMDSGFCSWDFYSKDVQAFHIEDNTTSPRVALGRLADNIMYRRNALSNIMSSENQQWWYRPCGPLIISTASCQRAVKVFDIRDGEQIMSWDVQKPVLPMDYSSPLQWRNRGKAVIAEAEAISLWDVSSLNPRALLSVSTSGRRISALHVNNTDAELGGGVRQRASSSETEGNDGVFCTADSINVLDFRQPSGIGLKIPKIGVTVQSVSSRGDSVYLGCSSVVSAVKKQVQSQILQFSIRKQKIVNTYTLPESTAHSHHKALTQVWGNANMVMAVCGLGLFVFDASKDDGLPSFVSDSSNPQNTKEVIGPDDLYSPSFDYLSSQILLISRDRPAMWRHLS, from the exons atgtcGACGACAACATCGATTCGGCGGATCAAAGAACGGGGAGGATCTGTTGGCAAGATCGCACCTTCAATACCCACCAAAACCCTAACCCCAAGTTCTGAAAGATCCTCTTCAGTTACCAGCGGAAGGAAAACAATCGGGAAGGAAAACCCTAAACCTAGATCTGCTTCAGTTTCTAGGGTTACTGGCGCAACTCAGAAGCCGGTGATTCGGTCGATGCCCCGAGTTTCCGATGCTGAACCACGGTCTCGATCTCGAGGTAGGAGGAGTCCTAGCCCTAACCCTTGCTCTAACCCTTCTGATTTCACTCGAATTTTGTCCGATATGCGGAAAACTAGAGTAGCTAGTGAGGTGTCAAGTGTGAAGGGGGTGAATGGGTTTAGGGTTTTGGATAAAAAGGGGTTTAGGGATTTAAATCAGAAAGTTAGTGGAAGTAGGGTTTCTGTTGATGGGAGAGAATATCCCAGTGCTGGAAAAGTTAGTGTTAGTAGAAAGGATGATAATTTATCTTGTGTGCATTCTGTAAAGTTAAATGTTAATAATTTAAGTGATGGGTGTGTTAATGAGAGTGTTAAAAATGGAAGCTTCAGTGCTCGCGAAGCGAAAAATGTGAATCAAAGTGTCGATTTGAAGACTAGTGGAGGTTCTAATATGGAGAAGAGTGGTTTAGACGGGAGCTTTAAAGGGTTGAGTGTGAGAATCTCGGGTTCGGATGTTAGCAGAGAGAAGGGAGTGAGTGAAGAGGGGACGAGTGGGCGTGTCGCTAACAAGCACGCCAGTAAATTGCACGAAAAGCTTGCATATTTGGAAGGGAAAGTGAAGAGAATAGCTACTGATATTAAGAAGACGAAAGAGATGCTTGATATGAATAACACTGATGCATCTAAGATGATACTTTCGGATATTCAGGAGAAGATTTCGGGTATTGAGAAAGCCATGGGCAATGTGATGGCTGATTCTAAAGAGCATGTATCTATGGATTGCTCTAGCAATTCGGGTTATTCCAAGAACACTGAAATTGATCAGAACGCAACAGCTGATTCTATGAAAGTATCTGCTAAAGGTTACAGTTGTGAAGAGCTAGAAGCAAGGCTTTTCCCTCATCACAAATTGTTGAAGAATCGGACTACACTAGTGTCCGATTCTGGCTCTCAAAGTGATGGAACGTATGTTTTAGAACCCAATGGTGGATCTAATTCCAAAGAGGATTCAGGGAGTCCTGTTGATGAGGACCCAATAGCAATGGCGTTCCTTGCTTCCCTGTCTAAGACACAGTCTAAGGTTGGTGTAAAAGATGTAGAAGTCACTTTGGATTCTAATAAGGTACAAGAAGCAGATGATGCTGAAACCTCTACAGCGCGACGCAGTTCAGAGGTATTTAGTGGAAAAAGCGAAGCTGAACCGGATTTGGAAGCCGATGAGAAActtgatgaaattgaggatcaagAGAATAAGCCAGAAATGGTTGTTGATGAGGAGATGGATGATGATTCTATTTCTCAGTTGATAGAAATAGGGCGCAAGACTTCTACTGGGGGATGGTTCGTCGCAGAGGGAGAATCAGTTCTTCTAGCTCACGATGATGGTTCATGTTCTTTCTATGACATTGCTAACAATGAG GAGAAAGCTGAATACAGGCCACCAGCAGGAATATCAGAAAACATATGGAGGGATTGTTGGATAATCCGTGCCCCTGGTGCAGACGGTTGCTCTGGAAAGTATGTGGTAGCTGCTTCTGCTGGAAACACCATGGATTCAGGGTTCTGTTCATGGGATTTCTACTCCAAAGATGTGCAAGCTTTCCACATTGAAGATAACACAACCAGTCCAAGAGTAGCTCTTGGGCGGTTAGCTGATAATATTATGTACAGAAGGAATGCTCTATCTAATATTATGTCCTCTGAAAACCAACAATGGTGGTATAGACCTTGTGGACCTTTAATTATTTCAACTGCAAGTTGTCAGAGAGCTGTTAAAGTGTTTGACATCCGTGATGGTGAGCAAATTATGAGCTGGGATGTTCAGAAGCCTGTACTTCCAATGGATTATTCTAGCCCGTTGCAGTGGAGAAACAGAGGAAAAGCTGTTATAGCAGAAGCAGAAGCTATTTCTCTGTGGGATGTGAGCTCATTGAATCCTCGAGCATTGTTATCTGTCTCTACCTCCGGGCGCAGGATTTCAGCTCTTCATGTAAATAATACTGATGCTGAATTGGGTGGAGGAGTCCGCCAAAG GGCAAGTTCTTCAGAAACAGAAGGAAATGACGGGGTGTTCTGCACTGCTGATTCCATTAACGTCCTTGACTTCCGTCAGCCATCTGGTATCGGTCTTAAGATACCTAAGATTGGTGTAACTGTTCAATCAGTATCTTCTCGAGGGGATTCTGTATATCTTGGCTGCAGTAGTGTTGTTTCAGCAGTAAAGAAACAGGTGCAATCACAGATACTACAATTCTCTATACGGAAACAGAAGATAGTCAACACTTATACATTACCTGAATCCACTGCTCATTCCCACCACAAAGCGCTGACCCAAGTTTGGGGAAACGCTAACATGGTTATGGCTGTTTGTGGACTTGGGCTGTTTGTGTTTGATGCTTCAAAAGATGATGGTTTGCCTTCATTTGTTAGTGACAGTAGTAATCCGCAGAATACTAAGGAAGTTATTGGTCCGGATGACTTGTATTCGCCTTCTTTTGATTACCTCTCGTCCCAGATTCTGCTGATATCAAGAGATCGTCCAGCAATGTGGAGGCATTTGTCATAG
- the LOC130469468 gene encoding uncharacterized protein — protein sequence MAPFSSTITISAPTLPTNVHNNVFEVENDDVFGNLNWIDDKLAVADDLFANNQNNNTLLWLPDDNLFQLLPELEFQASSLSPCSPDDHLLGSIHSPHDEVCNAGVELLEKVDRANTREGEEVVIDTKHKCSPRDGNQSHHNGATRKMSKKRNSVERSRRRQINNKLQALQSLLPHPSCKVNYLILFSHVTLWA from the exons atggctccattttcttcaaccATCACCATTTCTGCACCCACTTTACCTACAAATGTACATAATAATGTTTTCGAGGTCGAGAACGACGACGTTTTTGGAAATCTTAATTGGATAGATGATAAGCTTGCAGTTGCAGACGATCTTTTTGCTAATAATCAAAACAATAATACTTTACTTTGGTTGCCTGATGATAATCTTTTCCAACTTCTCCCGGAGCTCGAATTTCAAGCATCGTCCTTATCACCTTGTAGTCCTGATGATCATCTACTTGGTAGTATCCATTCACCTCATGATGAGGTATGCAATGCG GGAGTCGAGTTATTGGAAAAAGTAGACCGTGCTAACACGCGGGAAGGGGAAGAGGTAGTTATTGATACTAAACATAAATGTTCACCTAGAGATGGTAATCAATCTCATCATAATGGTGCTACAAGGAAGATGTCCAAG AAACGAAATAGTGTAGAAAGAAGCCGACGGAGGCAAATTAATAACAAGTTACAAGCTCTACAGAGTCTACTCCCCCATCCTAGCTGTAAGGTAAACTATCTCATCTTATTTTCACatg TGACATTATGGGCCTGA